The Geotalea uraniireducens Rf4 genome window below encodes:
- a CDS encoding tetratricopeptide repeat protein: MKYSLLGLLLTAACLTSACALSEEARKKESYHYQMGLSYLGENNITGALVEFTEAEKIVPDDPELLNYLGMVYFRKNKFDVAEQKYLKALKLRPVYSEVRNNLGVNYLEMKRWDDAIQQLKIVTEDIFYQNQDAATINLGLAYFGKGDYQQALSVFRSALVSYPRDPRLRMSLGRVYFALDKIEMAIGEYKRAAEIQKDYANAYYYLGLAYLKIKDNSAAVTAFKDVVRIAPDSEIGLLSREYLDMLK, translated from the coding sequence ATGAAATATTCTCTGCTCGGTTTGTTATTGACGGCTGCTTGTTTGACTTCCGCTTGTGCACTGAGCGAAGAGGCCAGGAAAAAGGAATCCTACCATTACCAGATGGGGTTGTCCTACCTCGGCGAGAACAATATTACCGGCGCCTTGGTGGAATTTACCGAGGCGGAGAAGATCGTGCCTGACGATCCCGAGTTGCTCAATTACCTGGGGATGGTCTATTTCCGCAAGAACAAGTTTGACGTCGCCGAACAGAAATATCTGAAGGCCCTCAAGTTGCGGCCGGTCTATTCCGAAGTCAGAAACAACCTCGGCGTCAACTACCTGGAAATGAAACGCTGGGATGACGCAATTCAACAGCTTAAAATAGTGACGGAAGATATTTTCTACCAGAACCAGGATGCCGCCACCATCAATCTGGGCCTTGCCTATTTCGGCAAGGGTGATTACCAGCAGGCCCTTTCCGTATTTCGTTCGGCGCTCGTCAGTTATCCGCGGGACCCGCGATTGCGGATGAGCCTTGGGCGGGTTTATTTTGCCCTCGACAAGATAGAGATGGCTATCGGCGAATACAAGAGGGCCGCAGAGATTCAGAAGGACTATGCGAATGCTTATTATTATCTGGGCCTCGCTTATCTAAAGATAAAAGACAACAGCGCGGCTGTGACAGCCTTTAAAGACGTAGTTCGTATCGCTCCCGATTCAGAAATCGGACTGCTGT